GGATGGGCACGGCATCCAGAAACAGAACATCCTCAGAGGCTTGTCCGCTGTTCCTGAGGTAATCTCCAGCCTCAAAAACCAACTCATAGCTACCCGTCGCGAATTCGCTTTCAGGCAGGATCGGTGAATCTGTGCGGCCATCGTCATTGGTCACCGCCTGCGCGATCTCTTCTCGGCCTACGCCGGTCAAACGATAGAGCGTGATCCGAATGCCTTCGGCCGGGCAACCTTTGGCCGTGTCCAAGACATGTGTCGTAAGATATCCGCTCATATTTTCATCCTTTTCACCCTACTCGGGTCTATCCTGATCCGATCCGACAAACCTACTGTACAGACGCGAATGTCTCTTTCAAAATACTCCTGAAAATAAATCCTTTCGACCTGCGCTAGAAGGGAAGAAACAAGAGGGACATTGGGCGTGACACGATATCCACGAGATATGCGCGGCTATGGGGCGACGCCTCCGGATGCGGCTTGGCCGAATGGCGCACGCGTGGCGGTTCAGTTTGTGCTGAACTACGAGGAAGGCGGCGAGAACTGTGTTCTGCATGGGGATGCGGCCTCGGAAGCGTTTTTGTCCGATATCCCTGGGGCGGCTCAGTGGCCTGGGCAACGCCATTGGAACATGGAGTCGATCTATGAGTATGGCGCGCGGGCGGGGTTCTGGCGTCTGCATAAGCTCTTCACCAGCGTAAAGATCCCGGTCACGATTTATGGCGTTGCAACGGCCTTGGCGCGCGCGCCGGAACAGGTCCGCGCTATGCAAGAGGCTGGTTGGGAAATCGCTTCGCATGGTTTGAAATGGGTTGAGCACAAGGATATGCCTGAGGCCGAAGAGCGTGCGGCGATAGCCGAAGCAATGAGGCTCCACGAAGAGGTCACAGGTGAAGCCCCGCGCG
This is a stretch of genomic DNA from Cognatishimia activa. It encodes these proteins:
- the uraH gene encoding hydroxyisourate hydrolase; the encoded protein is MSGYLTTHVLDTAKGCPAEGIRITLYRLTGVGREEIAQAVTNDDGRTDSPILPESEFATGSYELVFEAGDYLRNSGQASEDVLFLDAVPIRFGMSDAAHYHVPLLLSPYGYSTYRGS